Genomic DNA from Corynebacterium diphtheriae:
CAAAATCCCGCAAATAGGACTGAATACCTCCCACAGTCGGAGGAAAATCGTTGGTAACTAATAACAGCCTTGGCACGCCAACACTGTAGCAAACAGCTAGTAACGACGCGCCCCATAAATCGGCATAGAGTTAACCGGCACAACTTGCACTGGAATTCCATAATCCGAAGCATGAACCAACATGCCATTACCAGCATAGATACCCACGTGCGTAGCACCGGGGAAATATCCAACAACATCCCCAGGCTGAAGATCATTAATCGACACTGGCGTACCACCAGCCATTTGAGCCTGCGAAGTTCGAGGAAGAGTCTTTCCCTGCTGCTGATAAGACCAATACACTAGCCCCGAGCAATCGAACTGCGATGGCCCAGCAGAACCCCACCCATAGGGCGAACCCAACTTCGACATAGCCGCTTCAAGCGCGCTCATCCCCGAAGGCGAGCCCGCCACACCATCCAAGTTGTAAGCAACTGGACCATTTTTATCAATCCACCGCTGACGATCGGCAGCGTTCAATGATTCCACACGGCGACGAAGATCCTCAGAGATTCGCTTGAGTTCCTCTTGTTCTTGCAGCAACTCACGATGCTTCTTTTCCAACTCAGATTGTTTGAACTTAGACTCCGCAATAGCCATTGTGGCCTCATTACGACGATCAGCCGCATCCTTAGTAACTGCCCCCAAGCGAGCCACCGTATCATTCGCCTTCTGAGACAACGTAGCCAAATACGCCGTACGATCAATCGCATTCTGGGGATTTCGCGCAGCAAATGCACTCGTAAGCGGATCCGTGAGCGCGCCCCGATAACGTGATAAAGCCAAGCGATTAACTACCTGTCGCGATTCACGTTCAGTAGCGGCCGCTTGCTCTGCCTGAGCAGTCAGGTCAGCCGCCCACTGATTAAGCTCCCCTAGCTTGGCCTGGCCGTCTTCCAAGCCAACTTCTAACTGCTTAACTTCTTCGTTTTTCTCATTAGCACGCCGAGAAGTATCCGTCATCGATGCAATGAGCTCATCCACAGGATCCGCTTGAGCAATCCCCTGTGGTGCAGCTATCTCTGCCACGCCACCCAACAACAAGGAAGCCGACACAAAAGTTGAAAGCATGACCCTATGGGTCATTTTTGAAAAAGCCACGAACGGTCCCCGATATCTACACAGTCTTAAGCGATTATCCTACTATAGACATGCCATCATCGATGTGGCTAGTCCCAAGAGTTCTACATAAAAAGATAGAGGCCTCAGCATGTGCTGAGGCCTCTAATCTCTTCGTATTTTAGTAACGCACTGCGTTATAGAAAGGCATGTAATCGATTGGGGTTTCCGACAAAGGAGTACCCTCCGTTAACGCATGGATAACAGTTCCATTACCGGTGTAGATTCCCACATGGGATGCGCCAGAGTAGAAAGCGATAATATCACCTGGCTGAAGGCTTTCACGAGAAACCTGCATACCACCAGCAGCCTGCGCGTAGGAGGTACGAGGAATGCTCTTACCAACCTGAGCATAAGCCCACGAGGTCAAACCGGAGCAGTCAAAAGCGTTAGGGCCAGCTGCGCCCCAAACGTAAGGGCTGCCGATGCGAGAGCGAGCAGCATCCACAACTGCTTGACCATTGCTTGCCACTGGAGCTCCGACGAGCGCCGAGTAGTTAACAGGCGCACCCTGACCAGCCAAGGATGGGATCCACTGATCAGCACCAGGAACGTTTGCAATTCCAGGAACGTTTTCAATACCAGGAACCTCGAAACGGATATCAGTGTTTGGAACAACAACCTCAGCCGCTTGAGCAGGCACTGAAAGCGTAGCTGCGGCACCTACAACTGCAGCGGAAGTAGCCACTGCCTTGCGTGCGGTTGAGTTGTCGTTACGGCGATGCTTAGCCACGGAGATTCTCCCAATCTTCGAGGTCGTCCTTTTTAACGGACCCTCCAACGATTCTAAAACCATCGGAGGTATTGACCTTTTCAAATTATGTAAGTAGTGCGGCCCATCGTTCGGGCTCAATTTCAATGTCTCGATTAGGTTACGAAAGTACAACGAGCTTGTCTAGCAAAGATACGCTACGAGCTGTTATCAAACCGTAATTTAAAGAAATAGAGACTTTCCTTAACGTTTCATAAGCGCTCACCACTTTGTAACAATTTGTTATAAAAATAGCCGAACTTTAACTAAATGACCTGCACAAACAGAAATCGACATCACAGCCACCATCACCACCAAAACACCCACAATCAGGACTATCGCTGATCTAAAATAAGTTACTGTGCGTTCAGTCACATTTTTGTAATGTAGCGCGAATTCGAGCTCACAACGCACGATTACATACCTATAACAACGCCATCTCCGATGGACTTTGCCACCAAACAACGCTGTTTTTGCGCGCATCATAAGAATCATCGTCACCATCAATAACGCTTGATGTTTTTCACAGCTATGAGATTGTCCTCATTTGTACAGCGAGAACCCGTCGTATATATAAGGAGGCCGCACATCCCTAACCAATGGAATCAAGACTTGTGAAGCGCTCACCACCACTAAAAACGACGCTACATACCTATATATAGGAAGAGAAAATACAAAGGAGGGGCGTTGGTGGATTCCACTTACGTGAAATTTTGCACCAACGCCCCTTTTTCGAGACTCTAGCGAAACAATCTACACAGGCTTAGTCTTCTTCGACTCCATCTTGTGCACGGTTGTTTTTCTGCAGATTCTTGTACATTGCCATTTCTTCCAAATGGTTTTCGTGCTCGATCTCTGCATACTTAGCAGCAAGGCTGTCATTGTCTGGGGTGAAGTAGCCACCGCGGCCTGGTTCGCCACCGAAGCCGAGGTCATTGAGCTGCTTCGGTACTGGAGCGCCGGCGTATGGCAGTGGTACAGGATGACCATGCTCGTCGACTGGTCCAAGTGGCTGGTGTACCTCAACAAATGCACCATTTGGCATGATCTTGATAACGCCAGTCTCAATACCGTGCTCAAGGACTTCACGGTCAGAACGCTGCAGGCCAAGGCAAATACGGTAAGTGATGAAGTACGCCAATGGAGGCAGCACGATCAAGCCAATACGACCGACCCAAGTCATTGCGTTCAGTGAAACTTCGAAGTGATAAGCGAACAAGTCGTTACCGCCAGACAGCGTGAGCAAGAAGTAGAAGACAATAGCCATCACACCGAGCGATGTACGTACTGGAACGTCGCGTGGACGCTGCAGCAGATTGTGGTGAGCGTCGTCGCCAGTGATCTTCTTCTCAATGAATGGGTATCCAACCAGCAAACCAACCAGAACACCACAGAGAAGTGCAAC
This window encodes:
- a CDS encoding C40 family peptidase, whose amino-acid sequence is MAFSKMTHRVMLSTFVSASLLLGGVAEIAAPQGIAQADPVDELIASMTDTSRRANEKNEEVKQLEVGLEDGQAKLGELNQWAADLTAQAEQAAATERESRQVVNRLALSRYRGALTDPLTSAFAARNPQNAIDRTAYLATLSQKANDTVARLGAVTKDAADRRNEATMAIAESKFKQSELEKKHRELLQEQEELKRISEDLRRRVESLNAADRQRWIDKNGPVAYNLDGVAGSPSGMSALEAAMSKLGSPYGWGSAGPSQFDCSGLVYWSYQQQGKTLPRTSQAQMAGGTPVSINDLQPGDVVGYFPGATHVGIYAGNGMLVHASDYGIPVQVVPVNSMPIYGARRY
- a CDS encoding C40 family peptidase, giving the protein MAKHRRNDNSTARKAVATSAAVVGAAATLSVPAQAAEVVVPNTDIRFEVPGIENVPGIANVPGADQWIPSLAGQGAPVNYSALVGAPVASNGQAVVDAARSRIGSPYVWGAAGPNAFDCSGLTSWAYAQVGKSIPRTSYAQAAGGMQVSRESLQPGDIIAFYSGASHVGIYTGNGTVIHALTEGTPLSETPIDYMPFYNAVRY